From one Pieris brassicae chromosome 5, ilPieBrab1.1, whole genome shotgun sequence genomic stretch:
- the LOC123709418 gene encoding BUB3-interacting and GLEBS motif-containing protein ZNF207 isoform X1, translating to MGRKKKKASKPWCWYCNREFDDEKILIQHQKAKHFKCHICHKKLYTGPGLSIHCMQVHKEAIDKVPNSLPNRSNIEIEIYGMEGIPPEDIKEHERQKTGGGKASDSDDDEPAAKKKATSALLGPGPSTVTSGILPTPMGPVPPGMYPGPMAMNPMMPHFMQQRMMMPGMRPLFPAASVSVSTPSKPTFPAYSNATISAPPTTSTSSELRENGDVKPPAANTCPLVTATGAGSKIIHPPEDVSLEEIKARNAKFRPKPKPDAPSTPVSAPPMIAPSTSQAEINFQVAAHMSAAVAAARQQAMRRPMPMGMMGMLGQVRVPVPVSMPVPVLPVMPQFNLMRPIQPGMLLPGGMMPMGAMFPGGVPGLPMMQPRYR from the exons ATGGGCAGGAAAAAGAAGAAGGCATCGAAACCTTGGTGCTG GTATTGTAACAGGGAATTTGACGATGAGAAAATTCTAATTCAACATCAAAAAGcgaaacattttaaatgccACATCTGTCACAAGAAGTTGTATACGGGACCAGGACTATCGATTCACTGCATGCAG GTTCACAAAGAAGCGATAGATAAAGTACCAAATTCTTTACCAAATAGATCAAATATAGAAATTGAAATCTATGGAATGGAAGGTATACCCCCTGAAGATATTAAGGAGCATGAGAGGCAAAAGACAG GTGGTGGTAAGGCGTCTGACAGTGATGACGATGAACCTGCAGCAAAGAAAAAGGCAACATCAGCACTT TTGGGGCCAGGACCATCAACTGTAACTTCAGGAATTTTACCAACCCCAATGGGTCCTGTACCTCCTGGAATGTACCCAGGGCCAATGGCAATGAATCCTATGATGCCACATTTCATGCAACAGAG AATGATGATGCCAGGCATGAGGCCTTTGTTTCCTGCTGCAAGTGTATCTGTCTCGACACCCAGTAAACCTACCTTTCCTGCATATAG CAATGCCACAATAAGCGCTCCACCCACAACATCAACATCGTCCGAACTGAGAGAGAATGGAGACGTCAAACCTCCAGCAGCCAACACTTGTCCACTGGTCACAGCCACAGGTGCTGGATCTAAGATAATTCATCCACCAGAAGATGTATCTTTAGAAGAAATTAAAGCGAGAAATGCTAAATTTAGGCCAAAACCGAAACCCGATGCTCCAAGCACGCCAGTTTCCGCTCCGCCTATGATTGCTCCTAGTACCAGCCAAGCTgaa ATCAACTTCCAGGTGGCCGCTCACATGTCAGCAGCCGTGGCGGCTGCCCGCCAGCAGGCAATGCGACGACCGATGCCCATGGGTATGATGGGTATGCTCGGGCAGGTGCGAGTACCTGTCCCGGTATCCATGCCCGTTCCAGTCCTGCCCGTCATGCCACAGTTCAACCTCATGCGGCCAATACAACCCG GTATGCTGCTGCCCGGCGGAATGATGCCCATGGGCGCCATGTTCCCTGGCGGGGTTCCGGGATTGCCCATGATGCAGCCGCGATATCGGTAG
- the LOC123709957 gene encoding uncharacterized protein LOC123709957 isoform X1, giving the protein MDRETKHTNQQKAASTDAPKTNINRVASQDVLRCKSPVTRYSDAPISQTDAPNRAASEAPKERAAAEEAPNRDAPLTVPTPMVSHTPPHKDASTVAARLTASVEQKIATPKDDTAMSASIGGASEARSMRKTEAATMSTSSAQTSTMDMSALKSAIQESTPRMVLSSSKRRRLRKAKRATEQQQLITGSQRIPENPGTAPAVTTTAGRGKRAPKPTGSSAALKPIGSRCGKGPRGGYQTKNPNQTKQQTKGQKRDRPEETVTPTGESKRVKPNKLRLESGTSASYAEAAASYKANELCVAVMTEPFIDMTQEQADNIRLQIEGKIQDELMADLEATLATEPNDIRFRGRAHFSDGVLKTWCEDTYTLGWLTGACDVINNPIPDTKLVVRPQSDIPKKVPCLLHVPGFTGSTETLRKLITRQNRHLNIRSWTLTHERRTQDPTGVSLFLRVPEYEISKIKAHERRIYYLMGNIYIRILEKDEPSVVAAATVTTASTSGTGSSGPKPPSSTTEIAAVAEVNVPMETAQQPPSPVQLTSDDEFFQETGGSEFSDSCLRSSP; this is encoded by the coding sequence ATGGATAGAGAGACAAAACACACAAACCAACAAAAGGCTGCATCCACAGATGCGCCTAAAACTAACATAAACAGGGTTGCGTCGCAGGACGTGTTGAGGTGCAAGTCACCAGTGACACGATACTCTGATGCCCCTATCTCGCAAACGGATGCACCCAATAGGGCAGCGTCCGAGGCACCAAAGGAGAGGGCAGCGGCTGAGGAAGCGCCAAACCGGGATGCACCCTTAACCGTGCCCACTCCAATGGTATCTCATACACCACCACACAAGGATGCGTCCACTGTTGCGGCCAGGCTGACTGCGTCGGTCGAGCAGAAGATAGCAACTCCGAAGGATGATACAGCAATGTCTGCGTCCATAGGGGGGGCATCCGAAGCAAGATCGATGCGGAAGACCGAGGCTGCGACGATGAGCACGTCCAGTGCACAAACCTCGACCATGGACATGTCGGCCCTGAAATCAGCGATTCAGGAATCGACTCCCAGGATGGTCCTAAGCTCCTCAAAAAGGCGACGGCTCAGGAAGGCCAAAAGAGCGACGGAACAGCAACAGCTGATTACCGGCTCTCAGAGGATACCTGAGAACCCTGGAACTGCCCCCGCGGTTACCACAACTGCAGGACGCGGGAAAAGGGCACCGAAGCCGACTGGGTCCTCTGCCGCGCTCAAGCCTATTGGCTCTAGGTGCGGTAAAGGACCTAGAGGGGGGTACCAAACCAAAAACCCAAACCAAaccaaacaacaaacaaagggCCAGAAACGCGATCGGCCAGAGGAAACCGTGACACCGACTGGGGAGAGTAAAAGGGTTAAACCTAACAAACTCCGGCTGGAGTCAGGGACCTCGGCCAGTTACGCGGAAGCGGCAGCATCCTACAAAGCCAACGAGCTTTGTGTTGCCGTGATGACTGAGCCCTTTATAGACATGACACAAGAACAGGCAGATAACATCCGCCTACAAATCGAGGGTAAAATCCAAGATGAGCTCATGGCGGATCTTGAAGCTACCCTAGCAACTGAACCCAACGACATCAGATTCCGGGGAAGAGCCCACTTCTCAGATGGTGTCCTCAAAACTTGGTGCGAGGATACCTACACGCTGGGATGGCTTACCGGAGCATGTGATGTCATCAATAATCCGATACCGGACACCAAACTGGTGGTACGGCCTCAGTCAGACATTCCGAAGAAGGTGCCGTGCTTACTGCATGTTCCAGGGTTCACTGGTAGCACGGAAACTTTACGGAAACTGATCACCAGGCAAAACCGCCACCTAAACATCAGATCTTGGACCCTGACTCACGAACGTAGAACACAGGACCCGACAGGCGTATCTTTGTTCCTTCGTGTTCCGGAATATGAGATCTCAAAGATCAAGGCTCACGAACGTCGCATCTACTATCTGATGGGGAACATCTATATCCGAATTCTGGAAAAGGATGAACCCTCAGTGGTAGCTGCCGCCACAGTAACTACTGCCAGTACATCGGGGACGGGATCCTCGGGGCCAAAGCCGCCCTCGTCAACGACGGAGATAGCCGCGGTTGCCGAGGTAAACGTCCCCATGGAGACAGCTCAACAACCACCCTCACCGGTGCAACTAACCTCGGATGACGAGTTCTTTCAGGAGACAGGGGGGAGTGAATTCAGCGACAGCTGTTTGCGCTCCTCCCCCTAA
- the LOC123709418 gene encoding BUB3-interacting and GLEBS motif-containing protein ZNF207 isoform X2 → MGRKKKKASKPWCWYCNREFDDEKILIQHQKAKHFKCHICHKKLYTGPGLSIHCMQVHKEAIDKVPNSLPNRSNIEIEIYGMEGIPPEDIKEHERQKTGGGKASDSDDDEPAAKKKATSALLGPGPSTVTSGILPTPMGPVPPGMYPGPMAMNPMMPHFMQQRMMMPGMRPLFPAASVSVSTPSKPTFPAYSNATISAPPTTSTSSELRENGDVKPPAANTCPLVTATGAGSKIIHPPEDVSLEEIKARNAKFRPKPKPDAPSTPVSAPPMIAPSTSQAEVAAHMSAAVAAARQQAMRRPMPMGMMGMLGQVRVPVPVSMPVPVLPVMPQFNLMRPIQPGMLLPGGMMPMGAMFPGGVPGLPMMQPRYR, encoded by the exons ATGGGCAGGAAAAAGAAGAAGGCATCGAAACCTTGGTGCTG GTATTGTAACAGGGAATTTGACGATGAGAAAATTCTAATTCAACATCAAAAAGcgaaacattttaaatgccACATCTGTCACAAGAAGTTGTATACGGGACCAGGACTATCGATTCACTGCATGCAG GTTCACAAAGAAGCGATAGATAAAGTACCAAATTCTTTACCAAATAGATCAAATATAGAAATTGAAATCTATGGAATGGAAGGTATACCCCCTGAAGATATTAAGGAGCATGAGAGGCAAAAGACAG GTGGTGGTAAGGCGTCTGACAGTGATGACGATGAACCTGCAGCAAAGAAAAAGGCAACATCAGCACTT TTGGGGCCAGGACCATCAACTGTAACTTCAGGAATTTTACCAACCCCAATGGGTCCTGTACCTCCTGGAATGTACCCAGGGCCAATGGCAATGAATCCTATGATGCCACATTTCATGCAACAGAG AATGATGATGCCAGGCATGAGGCCTTTGTTTCCTGCTGCAAGTGTATCTGTCTCGACACCCAGTAAACCTACCTTTCCTGCATATAG CAATGCCACAATAAGCGCTCCACCCACAACATCAACATCGTCCGAACTGAGAGAGAATGGAGACGTCAAACCTCCAGCAGCCAACACTTGTCCACTGGTCACAGCCACAGGTGCTGGATCTAAGATAATTCATCCACCAGAAGATGTATCTTTAGAAGAAATTAAAGCGAGAAATGCTAAATTTAGGCCAAAACCGAAACCCGATGCTCCAAGCACGCCAGTTTCCGCTCCGCCTATGATTGCTCCTAGTACCAGCCAAGCTgaa GTGGCCGCTCACATGTCAGCAGCCGTGGCGGCTGCCCGCCAGCAGGCAATGCGACGACCGATGCCCATGGGTATGATGGGTATGCTCGGGCAGGTGCGAGTACCTGTCCCGGTATCCATGCCCGTTCCAGTCCTGCCCGTCATGCCACAGTTCAACCTCATGCGGCCAATACAACCCG GTATGCTGCTGCCCGGCGGAATGATGCCCATGGGCGCCATGTTCCCTGGCGGGGTTCCGGGATTGCCCATGATGCAGCCGCGATATCGGTAG
- the LOC123709957 gene encoding uncharacterized protein LOC123709957 isoform X2: protein MDRETKHTNQQKAASTDAPKTNINRVASQDVLRCKSPVTRYSDAPISQTDAPNRAASEAPKERAAAEEAPNRDAPLTVPTPMVSHTPPHKDASTVAARLTASVEQKIATPKDDTAMSASIGGASEARSMRKTEAATMSTSSAQTSTMDMSALKSAIQESTPRMVLSSSKRRRLRKAKRATEQQQLITGSQRIPENPGTAPAVTTTAGRGKRAPKPTGSSAALKPIGSRCGKGPRGGYQTKNPNQTKQQTKGQKRDRPEETVTPTGESKRVKPNKLRLESGTSASYAEAAASYKANELCVAVMTEPFIDMTQEQADNIRLQIEGKIQDELMADLEATLATEPNDIRFRGRAHFSDGVLKTWCEDTYTLGWLTGACDVINNPIPDTKLVVRPQSDIPKKVPCLLHVPGFTGSTETLRKLITRQNRHLNIRSWTLTHERRTQDPTGVSLFLRVPEYEISKIKAHERRIYYLMGNIYIRILEKDEPSVVAAATVTTASTSGTGSSGPKPPSSTTEIAAVAEETGGSEFSDSCLRSSP, encoded by the exons ATGGATAGAGAGACAAAACACACAAACCAACAAAAGGCTGCATCCACAGATGCGCCTAAAACTAACATAAACAGGGTTGCGTCGCAGGACGTGTTGAGGTGCAAGTCACCAGTGACACGATACTCTGATGCCCCTATCTCGCAAACGGATGCACCCAATAGGGCAGCGTCCGAGGCACCAAAGGAGAGGGCAGCGGCTGAGGAAGCGCCAAACCGGGATGCACCCTTAACCGTGCCCACTCCAATGGTATCTCATACACCACCACACAAGGATGCGTCCACTGTTGCGGCCAGGCTGACTGCGTCGGTCGAGCAGAAGATAGCAACTCCGAAGGATGATACAGCAATGTCTGCGTCCATAGGGGGGGCATCCGAAGCAAGATCGATGCGGAAGACCGAGGCTGCGACGATGAGCACGTCCAGTGCACAAACCTCGACCATGGACATGTCGGCCCTGAAATCAGCGATTCAGGAATCGACTCCCAGGATGGTCCTAAGCTCCTCAAAAAGGCGACGGCTCAGGAAGGCCAAAAGAGCGACGGAACAGCAACAGCTGATTACCGGCTCTCAGAGGATACCTGAGAACCCTGGAACTGCCCCCGCGGTTACCACAACTGCAGGACGCGGGAAAAGGGCACCGAAGCCGACTGGGTCCTCTGCCGCGCTCAAGCCTATTGGCTCTAGGTGCGGTAAAGGACCTAGAGGGGGGTACCAAACCAAAAACCCAAACCAAaccaaacaacaaacaaagggCCAGAAACGCGATCGGCCAGAGGAAACCGTGACACCGACTGGGGAGAGTAAAAGGGTTAAACCTAACAAACTCCGGCTGGAGTCAGGGACCTCGGCCAGTTACGCGGAAGCGGCAGCATCCTACAAAGCCAACGAGCTTTGTGTTGCCGTGATGACTGAGCCCTTTATAGACATGACACAAGAACAGGCAGATAACATCCGCCTACAAATCGAGGGTAAAATCCAAGATGAGCTCATGGCGGATCTTGAAGCTACCCTAGCAACTGAACCCAACGACATCAGATTCCGGGGAAGAGCCCACTTCTCAGATGGTGTCCTCAAAACTTGGTGCGAGGATACCTACACGCTGGGATGGCTTACCGGAGCATGTGATGTCATCAATAATCCGATACCGGACACCAAACTGGTGGTACGGCCTCAGTCAGACATTCCGAAGAAGGTGCCGTGCTTACTGCATGTTCCAGGGTTCACTGGTAGCACGGAAACTTTACGGAAACTGATCACCAGGCAAAACCGCCACCTAAACATCAGATCTTGGACCCTGACTCACGAACGTAGAACACAGGACCCGACAGGCGTATCTTTGTTCCTTCGTGTTCCGGAATATGAGATCTCAAAGATCAAGGCTCACGAACGTCGCATCTACTATCTGATGGGGAACATCTATATCCGAATTCTGGAAAAGGATGAACCCTCAGTGGTAGCTGCCGCCACAGTAACTACTGCCAGTACATCGGGGACGGGATCCTCGGGGCCAAAGCCGCCCTCGTCAACGACGGAGATAGCCGCGGTTGCCGAG GAGACAGGGGGGAGTGAATTCAGCGACAGCTGTTTGCGCTCCTCCCCCTAA
- the LOC123709381 gene encoding uncharacterized protein LOC123709381, with protein MPADDVSDLRDVVDAINRLCENMKTSYDEEEPESVPPDEVVVRRVETYVAEKWSDSVVEEVSDTNQLVTVCEPLSEYYTASSEVSLLSDEMCQPDKEKVDRNYASSEVSLLSDELAQFEDSDKERDDRNSVMAGHVAAMRERFESMTRTSTPCPDILRSASPGFDIFFRNITPSPDQLDKL; from the coding sequence ATGCCCGCTGATGACGTCAGCGACCTCCGGGACGTCGTGGACGCGATCAATCGACTCTGCGAAAACATGAAGACTAGTTATGACGAAGAAGAACCCGAGTCGGTACCCCCAGATGAGGTAGTGGTCCGACGAGTCGAGACCTACGTCGCTGAGAAATGGAGCGACTCTGTTGTCGAGGAGGTGTCCGATACGAATCAGCTCGTGACAGTTTGTGAACCGTTAAGCGAATATTACACGGCCTCGTCGGAAGTGTCTCTACTCTCTGATGAAATGTGCCAACCGGATAAGGAAAAGGTTGACCGAAATTACGCCTCGTCTGAAGTATCTTTACTGTCGGATGAGTTGGCCCAATTTGAAGATTCGGATAAGGAAAGGGACGATAGGAACAGTGTAATGGCCGGTCACGTGGCCGCTATGAGAGAGAGGTTCGAGAGTATGACGCGAACCAGCACTCCGTGTCCGGATATTTTGCGATCCGCTTCACCCGGCTTCGACATATTCTTCAGGAACATAACCCCTTCGCCCGATCAATTAGACAAATTATAG